A single genomic interval of Odontesthes bonariensis isolate fOdoBon6 chromosome 3, fOdoBon6.hap1, whole genome shotgun sequence harbors:
- the znf740a gene encoding uncharacterized protein znf740a isoform X7, with product MSHLPSSSVRDHMKWAGLLGCEAVLSSMALMQASSMAAPPKKMMAPLGHGPPQRDGPDRAPQSHMILPSGMSCPPLLIRKEGDFQAPRLLDEKEMRANEDMQQKKKNRKSVTPCKVREQEGRGGKGVGGDENGPASKVQKNFICDHCYGAFRSGYHLKRHILIHTGEKPYACAVCDMRFIQRYHLERHSLIHTGVKPYACTMCDMRFFQRYHLERHRLTHTGVKPYACSMCDMRFFQRYHLARHSLTHTGVKPYACSMCDMRFFQRYHLARHTLTHTGVKPYACSMCDMRFFQRYHLARHSLTHTGVKPYACTMCDMRFIQRYQLERHSLTHTGVKPYACTMCDKRFFQRYHLARHSLTHMGVKPYACTMCDMKFFQRYHLARHSLTHTGVKPYACTMCDKRFFQRYHLARHSLTHMGVKPFACTMCDMRFVQRYHLARHSLTHTGVKPYACTMCDKRFFQRYHLARHSLTHMGVKPFACTMCDMRFVQRYHLARHSLTHTGVKPYACSMCDMRFIQRNHLERHSLTHTGEKPFACDMCDMRFIQRYHLERHKRVHSGEKPYQCERCQQNFSRTDRLLRHRRLCQGRSVAKVENQPCCEPRPYPQEPPPAPPTWSPLHPPPGRLAV from the exons ATGTCGCATCTGCCCAGCAGCTCAGTCCGCGACCATATGAAATGG GCGGGGCTGCTTGGCTGCGAAGCTGTCCTCTCCAGCATGGCCCTGATGCAGGCCAGTTCAATGGCTGCTCCGCCAAAGAAAATGATGGCTCCGCTTGGCCATGGACCACCTCAGAGAGATGGACCTGACCGTGCTCCCCAGAGCCATATGATCCTCCCATCTGGAATGAGCTGTCCACCCCTG CTCATCCGGAAGGAAGGTGATTTCCAAGCTCCCCGCTTGCTGGATGAGAAAGAGATGAGAGCCAACGAGGACatgcagcagaaaaaaaagaacaggaaatcAGTAACGCCCTGTAAAGTGAGAGAACAAGAAGGAAGGGGAGGGAAG GGTGTAGGTGGAGATGAGAATGGTCCGGCATCCAAGGTGCAGAAAAATTTTATTTGTGATCACTGTTACGGAGCTTTTAGGAGTGGCTACCACCTGAAGAGACATATCCTCATTCATACAG GGGAGAAGCCGTATGCTTGTGCCGTATGTGACATGAGGTTTATTCAGCGTTACCACCTGGAGAGACACAGCCTCATTCACACGG GGGTGAAGCCGTACGCTTGTACCATGTGTGACATGAGGTTTTTCCAGCGTTACCATCTGGAGAGACACAGACTCACTCATACGG GGGTGAAGCCGTACGCTTGCTCCATGTGTGACATGAGGTTCTTCCAACGTTACCATCTGGCAAGACACAGCCTCACTCATACTG GGGTGAAGCCATATGCTTGCTCCATGTGTGACATGAGATTTTTCCAGAGATACCACCTGGCAAGACACACGCTCACCCATACGG GGGTGAAGCCATACGCTTGCTCCATGTGTGACATGAGGTTCTTCCAGCGTTACCATTTGGCAAGACACAGCCTCACTCATACTG GGGTGAAGCCATACGCTTGTACCATGTGTGACATGAGGTTCATTCAACGTTACCAGCTGGAGAGGCACAGTCTTACTCATACAG GGGTGAAGCCGTACGCTTGCACCATGTGTGACAAGAGGTTTTTTCAGCGCTACCACCTGGCGAGACACAGCCTCACTCATATGG GTGTGAAACCTTATGCTTGCACCATGTGCGACATGAAGTTTTTTCAGCGTTACCACCTGGCGAGACACAGCCTCACTCATACGG GTGTGAAACCTTATGCTTGCACCATGTGTGACAAGAGGTTTTTTCAGCGCTACCACCTGGCGAGACACAGCCTCACTCATATGG GTGTGAAACCTTTTGCTTGTACCATGTGTGACATGAGGTTTGTGCAGCGTTACCACCTGGCGAGACACAGCCTCACTCATACGG GTGTGAAACCTTATGCTTGCACCATGTGTGACAAGAGGTTTTTTCAGCGCTACCACCTGGCGAGACACAGCCTCACTCATATGG GTGTGAAACCTTTTGCTTGTACCATGTGTGACATGAGGTTTGTTCAGCGCTACCACCTGGCGAGACACAGCCTCACTCATACTG GGGTGAAGCCGTATGCTTGTTCCATGTGTGACATGAGGTTTATTCAGCGTAACCACCTGGAGAGACACAGCCTCACTCATACGG GAGAGAAGCCATTTGCATGTGACATGTGTGATATGAGGTTTATTCAGCGCTACCACCTTGAAAGACACAAGCGTGTCCATAGTGGAGAGAAGCCTTATCAGTGCGAACGGTGCCAGCAG AACTTTTCACGCACAGACCGGCTGCTGCGACATCGGCGGTTGTGCCAGGGTCGCAGCGTAGCCAAAGTGGAGAACCAGCCGTGCTGCGAGCCACGCCCGTATCCCCAAGAGCCCCCACCCGCACCCCCTACCTGGAGCCCGCTGCATCCACCTCCGGGGCGGCTGGCAGTCTGA
- the znf740a gene encoding uncharacterized protein znf740a isoform X2, protein MSHLPSSSVRDHMKWAGLLGCEAVLSSMALMQASSMAAPPKKMMAPLGHGPPQRDGPDRAPQSHMILPSGMSCPPLLIRKEGDFQAPRLLDEKEMRANEDMQQKKKNRKSVTPCKGVGGDENGPASKVQKNFICDHCYGAFRSGYHLKRHILIHTGEKPYACAVCDMRFIQRYHLERHSLIHTGVKPYACTMCDMRFFQRYHLERHRLTHTGVKPYACSMCDMRFFQRYHLARHSLTHTGVKPYACSMCDMRFFQRYHLARHSLTHTGVKPYACSMCDMRFFQRYHLARHTLTHTGVKPYACSMCDMRFFQRYHLARHSLTHTGVKPYACTMCDMRFIQRYQLERHSLTHTGVKPYACTMCDKRFFQRYHLARHSLTHMGVKPYACTMCDMKFFQRYHLARHSLTHTGVKPYACTMCDKRFFQRYHLARHSLTHMGVKPFACTMCDMRFVQRYHLARHSLTHTGVKPYACTMCDKRFFQRYHLARHSLTHMGVKPFACTMCDMRFVQRYHLARHSLTHTGVKPYACSMCDMRFIQRNHLERHSLTHTGEKPFACDMCDMRFIQRYHLERHKRVHSGEKPYQCERCQQNFSRTDRLLRHRRLCQGRSVAKVENQPCCEPRPYPQEPPPAPPTWSPLHPPPGRLAV, encoded by the exons ATGTCGCATCTGCCCAGCAGCTCAGTCCGCGACCATATGAAATGG GCGGGGCTGCTTGGCTGCGAAGCTGTCCTCTCCAGCATGGCCCTGATGCAGGCCAGTTCAATGGCTGCTCCGCCAAAGAAAATGATGGCTCCGCTTGGCCATGGACCACCTCAGAGAGATGGACCTGACCGTGCTCCCCAGAGCCATATGATCCTCCCATCTGGAATGAGCTGTCCACCCCTG CTCATCCGGAAGGAAGGTGATTTCCAAGCTCCCCGCTTGCTGGATGAGAAAGAGATGAGAGCCAACGAGGACatgcagcagaaaaaaaagaacaggaaatcAGTAACGCCCTGTAAA GGTGTAGGTGGAGATGAGAATGGTCCGGCATCCAAGGTGCAGAAAAATTTTATTTGTGATCACTGTTACGGAGCTTTTAGGAGTGGCTACCACCTGAAGAGACATATCCTCATTCATACAG GGGAGAAGCCGTATGCTTGTGCCGTATGTGACATGAGGTTTATTCAGCGTTACCACCTGGAGAGACACAGCCTCATTCACACGG GGGTGAAGCCGTACGCTTGTACCATGTGTGACATGAGGTTTTTCCAGCGTTACCATCTGGAGAGACACAGACTCACTCATACGG GGGTGAAGCCGTACGCTTGCTCCATGTGTGACATGAGGTTCTTCCAACGTTACCATCTGGCAAGACACAGCCTCACTCATACTG GGGTGAAGCCATACGCTTGCTCCATGTGCGATATGAGATTTTTCCAACGCTACCACTTGGCAAGACACAGCCTCACTCACACGG GGGTGAAGCCATATGCTTGCTCCATGTGTGACATGAGATTTTTCCAGAGATACCACCTGGCAAGACACACGCTCACCCATACGG GGGTGAAGCCATACGCTTGCTCCATGTGTGACATGAGGTTCTTCCAGCGTTACCATTTGGCAAGACACAGCCTCACTCATACTG GGGTGAAGCCATACGCTTGTACCATGTGTGACATGAGGTTCATTCAACGTTACCAGCTGGAGAGGCACAGTCTTACTCATACAG GGGTGAAGCCGTACGCTTGCACCATGTGTGACAAGAGGTTTTTTCAGCGCTACCACCTGGCGAGACACAGCCTCACTCATATGG GTGTGAAACCTTATGCTTGCACCATGTGCGACATGAAGTTTTTTCAGCGTTACCACCTGGCGAGACACAGCCTCACTCATACGG GTGTGAAACCTTATGCTTGCACCATGTGTGACAAGAGGTTTTTTCAGCGCTACCACCTGGCGAGACACAGCCTCACTCATATGG GTGTGAAACCTTTTGCTTGTACCATGTGTGACATGAGGTTTGTGCAGCGTTACCACCTGGCGAGACACAGCCTCACTCATACGG GTGTGAAACCTTATGCTTGCACCATGTGTGACAAGAGGTTTTTTCAGCGCTACCACCTGGCGAGACACAGCCTCACTCATATGG GTGTGAAACCTTTTGCTTGTACCATGTGTGACATGAGGTTTGTTCAGCGCTACCACCTGGCGAGACACAGCCTCACTCATACTG GGGTGAAGCCGTATGCTTGTTCCATGTGTGACATGAGGTTTATTCAGCGTAACCACCTGGAGAGACACAGCCTCACTCATACGG GAGAGAAGCCATTTGCATGTGACATGTGTGATATGAGGTTTATTCAGCGCTACCACCTTGAAAGACACAAGCGTGTCCATAGTGGAGAGAAGCCTTATCAGTGCGAACGGTGCCAGCAG AACTTTTCACGCACAGACCGGCTGCTGCGACATCGGCGGTTGTGCCAGGGTCGCAGCGTAGCCAAAGTGGAGAACCAGCCGTGCTGCGAGCCACGCCCGTATCCCCAAGAGCCCCCACCCGCACCCCCTACCTGGAGCCCGCTGCATCCACCTCCGGGGCGGCTGGCAGTCTGA
- the znf740a gene encoding uncharacterized protein znf740a isoform X1, with translation MSHLPSSSVRDHMKWAGLLGCEAVLSSMALMQASSMAAPPKKMMAPLGHGPPQRDGPDRAPQSHMILPSGMSCPPLLIRKEGDFQAPRLLDEKEMRANEDMQQKKKNRKSVTPCKVREQEGRGGKGVGGDENGPASKVQKNFICDHCYGAFRSGYHLKRHILIHTGEKPYACAVCDMRFIQRYHLERHSLIHTGVKPYACTMCDMRFFQRYHLERHRLTHTGVKPYACSMCDMRFFQRYHLARHSLTHTGVKPYACSMCDMRFFQRYHLARHSLTHTGVKPYACSMCDMRFFQRYHLARHTLTHTGVKPYACSMCDMRFFQRYHLARHSLTHTGVKPYACTMCDMRFIQRYQLERHSLTHTGVKPYACTMCDKRFFQRYHLARHSLTHMGVKPYACTMCDMKFFQRYHLARHSLTHTGVKPYACTMCDKRFFQRYHLARHSLTHMGVKPFACTMCDMRFVQRYHLARHSLTHTGVKPYACTMCDKRFFQRYHLARHSLTHMGVKPFACTMCDMRFVQRYHLARHSLTHTGVKPYACSMCDMRFIQRNHLERHSLTHTGEKPFACDMCDMRFIQRYHLERHKRVHSGEKPYQCERCQQNFSRTDRLLRHRRLCQGRSVAKVENQPCCEPRPYPQEPPPAPPTWSPLHPPPGRLAV, from the exons ATGTCGCATCTGCCCAGCAGCTCAGTCCGCGACCATATGAAATGG GCGGGGCTGCTTGGCTGCGAAGCTGTCCTCTCCAGCATGGCCCTGATGCAGGCCAGTTCAATGGCTGCTCCGCCAAAGAAAATGATGGCTCCGCTTGGCCATGGACCACCTCAGAGAGATGGACCTGACCGTGCTCCCCAGAGCCATATGATCCTCCCATCTGGAATGAGCTGTCCACCCCTG CTCATCCGGAAGGAAGGTGATTTCCAAGCTCCCCGCTTGCTGGATGAGAAAGAGATGAGAGCCAACGAGGACatgcagcagaaaaaaaagaacaggaaatcAGTAACGCCCTGTAAAGTGAGAGAACAAGAAGGAAGGGGAGGGAAG GGTGTAGGTGGAGATGAGAATGGTCCGGCATCCAAGGTGCAGAAAAATTTTATTTGTGATCACTGTTACGGAGCTTTTAGGAGTGGCTACCACCTGAAGAGACATATCCTCATTCATACAG GGGAGAAGCCGTATGCTTGTGCCGTATGTGACATGAGGTTTATTCAGCGTTACCACCTGGAGAGACACAGCCTCATTCACACGG GGGTGAAGCCGTACGCTTGTACCATGTGTGACATGAGGTTTTTCCAGCGTTACCATCTGGAGAGACACAGACTCACTCATACGG GGGTGAAGCCGTACGCTTGCTCCATGTGTGACATGAGGTTCTTCCAACGTTACCATCTGGCAAGACACAGCCTCACTCATACTG GGGTGAAGCCATACGCTTGCTCCATGTGCGATATGAGATTTTTCCAACGCTACCACTTGGCAAGACACAGCCTCACTCACACGG GGGTGAAGCCATATGCTTGCTCCATGTGTGACATGAGATTTTTCCAGAGATACCACCTGGCAAGACACACGCTCACCCATACGG GGGTGAAGCCATACGCTTGCTCCATGTGTGACATGAGGTTCTTCCAGCGTTACCATTTGGCAAGACACAGCCTCACTCATACTG GGGTGAAGCCATACGCTTGTACCATGTGTGACATGAGGTTCATTCAACGTTACCAGCTGGAGAGGCACAGTCTTACTCATACAG GGGTGAAGCCGTACGCTTGCACCATGTGTGACAAGAGGTTTTTTCAGCGCTACCACCTGGCGAGACACAGCCTCACTCATATGG GTGTGAAACCTTATGCTTGCACCATGTGCGACATGAAGTTTTTTCAGCGTTACCACCTGGCGAGACACAGCCTCACTCATACGG GTGTGAAACCTTATGCTTGCACCATGTGTGACAAGAGGTTTTTTCAGCGCTACCACCTGGCGAGACACAGCCTCACTCATATGG GTGTGAAACCTTTTGCTTGTACCATGTGTGACATGAGGTTTGTGCAGCGTTACCACCTGGCGAGACACAGCCTCACTCATACGG GTGTGAAACCTTATGCTTGCACCATGTGTGACAAGAGGTTTTTTCAGCGCTACCACCTGGCGAGACACAGCCTCACTCATATGG GTGTGAAACCTTTTGCTTGTACCATGTGTGACATGAGGTTTGTTCAGCGCTACCACCTGGCGAGACACAGCCTCACTCATACTG GGGTGAAGCCGTATGCTTGTTCCATGTGTGACATGAGGTTTATTCAGCGTAACCACCTGGAGAGACACAGCCTCACTCATACGG GAGAGAAGCCATTTGCATGTGACATGTGTGATATGAGGTTTATTCAGCGCTACCACCTTGAAAGACACAAGCGTGTCCATAGTGGAGAGAAGCCTTATCAGTGCGAACGGTGCCAGCAG AACTTTTCACGCACAGACCGGCTGCTGCGACATCGGCGGTTGTGCCAGGGTCGCAGCGTAGCCAAAGTGGAGAACCAGCCGTGCTGCGAGCCACGCCCGTATCCCCAAGAGCCCCCACCCGCACCCCCTACCTGGAGCCCGCTGCATCCACCTCCGGGGCGGCTGGCAGTCTGA
- the znf740a gene encoding uncharacterized protein znf740a isoform X3, whose protein sequence is MSHLPSSSVRDHMKWAGLLGCEAVLSSMALMQASSMAAPPKKMMAPLGHGPPQRDGPDRAPQSHMILPSGMSCPPLLIRKEGDFQAPRLLDEKEMRANEDMQQKKKNRKSVTPCKVREQEGRGGKGVGGDENGPASKVQKNFICDHCYGAFRSGYHLKRHILIHTGEKPYACAVCDMRFIQRYHLERHSLIHTGVKPYACTMCDMRFFQRYHLERHRLTHTGVKPYACSMCDMRFFQRYHLARHSLTHTGVKPYACSMCDMRFFQRYHLARHSLTHTGVKPYACSMCDMRFFQRYHLARHTLTHTGVKPYACSMCDMRFFQRYHLARHSLTHTGVKPYACTMCDMRFIQRYQLERHSLTHTGVKPYACTMCDKRFFQRYHLARHSLTHMGVKPYACTMCDMKFFQRYHLARHSLTHTGVKPYACTMCDKRFFQRYHLARHSLTHMGVKPYACTMCDKRFFQRYHLARHSLTHMGVKPFACTMCDMRFVQRYHLARHSLTHTGVKPYACSMCDMRFIQRNHLERHSLTHTGEKPFACDMCDMRFIQRYHLERHKRVHSGEKPYQCERCQQNFSRTDRLLRHRRLCQGRSVAKVENQPCCEPRPYPQEPPPAPPTWSPLHPPPGRLAV, encoded by the exons ATGTCGCATCTGCCCAGCAGCTCAGTCCGCGACCATATGAAATGG GCGGGGCTGCTTGGCTGCGAAGCTGTCCTCTCCAGCATGGCCCTGATGCAGGCCAGTTCAATGGCTGCTCCGCCAAAGAAAATGATGGCTCCGCTTGGCCATGGACCACCTCAGAGAGATGGACCTGACCGTGCTCCCCAGAGCCATATGATCCTCCCATCTGGAATGAGCTGTCCACCCCTG CTCATCCGGAAGGAAGGTGATTTCCAAGCTCCCCGCTTGCTGGATGAGAAAGAGATGAGAGCCAACGAGGACatgcagcagaaaaaaaagaacaggaaatcAGTAACGCCCTGTAAAGTGAGAGAACAAGAAGGAAGGGGAGGGAAG GGTGTAGGTGGAGATGAGAATGGTCCGGCATCCAAGGTGCAGAAAAATTTTATTTGTGATCACTGTTACGGAGCTTTTAGGAGTGGCTACCACCTGAAGAGACATATCCTCATTCATACAG GGGAGAAGCCGTATGCTTGTGCCGTATGTGACATGAGGTTTATTCAGCGTTACCACCTGGAGAGACACAGCCTCATTCACACGG GGGTGAAGCCGTACGCTTGTACCATGTGTGACATGAGGTTTTTCCAGCGTTACCATCTGGAGAGACACAGACTCACTCATACGG GGGTGAAGCCGTACGCTTGCTCCATGTGTGACATGAGGTTCTTCCAACGTTACCATCTGGCAAGACACAGCCTCACTCATACTG GGGTGAAGCCATACGCTTGCTCCATGTGCGATATGAGATTTTTCCAACGCTACCACTTGGCAAGACACAGCCTCACTCACACGG GGGTGAAGCCATATGCTTGCTCCATGTGTGACATGAGATTTTTCCAGAGATACCACCTGGCAAGACACACGCTCACCCATACGG GGGTGAAGCCATACGCTTGCTCCATGTGTGACATGAGGTTCTTCCAGCGTTACCATTTGGCAAGACACAGCCTCACTCATACTG GGGTGAAGCCATACGCTTGTACCATGTGTGACATGAGGTTCATTCAACGTTACCAGCTGGAGAGGCACAGTCTTACTCATACAG GGGTGAAGCCGTACGCTTGCACCATGTGTGACAAGAGGTTTTTTCAGCGCTACCACCTGGCGAGACACAGCCTCACTCATATGG GTGTGAAACCTTATGCTTGCACCATGTGCGACATGAAGTTTTTTCAGCGTTACCACCTGGCGAGACACAGCCTCACTCATACGG GTGTGAAACCTTATGCTTGCACCATGTGTGACAAGAGGTTTTTTCAGCGCTACCACCTGGCGAGACACAGCCTCACTCATATGG GTGTGAAACCTTATGCTTGCACCATGTGTGACAAGAGGTTTTTTCAGCGCTACCACCTGGCGAGACACAGCCTCACTCATATGG GTGTGAAACCTTTTGCTTGTACCATGTGTGACATGAGGTTTGTTCAGCGCTACCACCTGGCGAGACACAGCCTCACTCATACTG GGGTGAAGCCGTATGCTTGTTCCATGTGTGACATGAGGTTTATTCAGCGTAACCACCTGGAGAGACACAGCCTCACTCATACGG GAGAGAAGCCATTTGCATGTGACATGTGTGATATGAGGTTTATTCAGCGCTACCACCTTGAAAGACACAAGCGTGTCCATAGTGGAGAGAAGCCTTATCAGTGCGAACGGTGCCAGCAG AACTTTTCACGCACAGACCGGCTGCTGCGACATCGGCGGTTGTGCCAGGGTCGCAGCGTAGCCAAAGTGGAGAACCAGCCGTGCTGCGAGCCACGCCCGTATCCCCAAGAGCCCCCACCCGCACCCCCTACCTGGAGCCCGCTGCATCCACCTCCGGGGCGGCTGGCAGTCTGA
- the znf740a gene encoding uncharacterized protein znf740a isoform X13, which yields MSHLPSSSVRDHMKWAGLLGCEAVLSSMALMQASSMAAPPKKMMAPLGHGPPQRDGPDRAPQSHMILPSGMSCPPLLIRKEGDFQAPRLLDEKEMRANEDMQQKKKNRKSVTPCKVREQEGRGGKGVGGDENGPASKVQKNFICDHCYGAFRSGYHLKRHILIHTGVKPYACSMCDMRFFQRYHLARHTLTHTGVKPYACSMCDMRFFQRYHLARHSLTHTGVKPYACTMCDMRFIQRYQLERHSLTHTGVKPYACTMCDKRFFQRYHLARHSLTHMGVKPYACTMCDMKFFQRYHLARHSLTHTGVKPYACTMCDKRFFQRYHLARHSLTHMGVKPFACTMCDMRFVQRYHLARHSLTHTGVKPYACTMCDKRFFQRYHLARHSLTHMGVKPFACTMCDMRFVQRYHLARHSLTHTGVKPYACSMCDMRFIQRNHLERHSLTHTGEKPFACDMCDMRFIQRYHLERHKRVHSGEKPYQCERCQQNFSRTDRLLRHRRLCQGRSVAKVENQPCCEPRPYPQEPPPAPPTWSPLHPPPGRLAV from the exons ATGTCGCATCTGCCCAGCAGCTCAGTCCGCGACCATATGAAATGG GCGGGGCTGCTTGGCTGCGAAGCTGTCCTCTCCAGCATGGCCCTGATGCAGGCCAGTTCAATGGCTGCTCCGCCAAAGAAAATGATGGCTCCGCTTGGCCATGGACCACCTCAGAGAGATGGACCTGACCGTGCTCCCCAGAGCCATATGATCCTCCCATCTGGAATGAGCTGTCCACCCCTG CTCATCCGGAAGGAAGGTGATTTCCAAGCTCCCCGCTTGCTGGATGAGAAAGAGATGAGAGCCAACGAGGACatgcagcagaaaaaaaagaacaggaaatcAGTAACGCCCTGTAAAGTGAGAGAACAAGAAGGAAGGGGAGGGAAG GGTGTAGGTGGAGATGAGAATGGTCCGGCATCCAAGGTGCAGAAAAATTTTATTTGTGATCACTGTTACGGAGCTTTTAGGAGTGGCTACCACCTGAAGAGACATATCCTCATTCATACAG GGGTGAAGCCATATGCTTGCTCCATGTGTGACATGAGATTTTTCCAGAGATACCACCTGGCAAGACACACGCTCACCCATACGG GGGTGAAGCCATACGCTTGCTCCATGTGTGACATGAGGTTCTTCCAGCGTTACCATTTGGCAAGACACAGCCTCACTCATACTG GGGTGAAGCCATACGCTTGTACCATGTGTGACATGAGGTTCATTCAACGTTACCAGCTGGAGAGGCACAGTCTTACTCATACAG GGGTGAAGCCGTACGCTTGCACCATGTGTGACAAGAGGTTTTTTCAGCGCTACCACCTGGCGAGACACAGCCTCACTCATATGG GTGTGAAACCTTATGCTTGCACCATGTGCGACATGAAGTTTTTTCAGCGTTACCACCTGGCGAGACACAGCCTCACTCATACGG GTGTGAAACCTTATGCTTGCACCATGTGTGACAAGAGGTTTTTTCAGCGCTACCACCTGGCGAGACACAGCCTCACTCATATGG GTGTGAAACCTTTTGCTTGTACCATGTGTGACATGAGGTTTGTGCAGCGTTACCACCTGGCGAGACACAGCCTCACTCATACGG GTGTGAAACCTTATGCTTGCACCATGTGTGACAAGAGGTTTTTTCAGCGCTACCACCTGGCGAGACACAGCCTCACTCATATGG GTGTGAAACCTTTTGCTTGTACCATGTGTGACATGAGGTTTGTTCAGCGCTACCACCTGGCGAGACACAGCCTCACTCATACTG GGGTGAAGCCGTATGCTTGTTCCATGTGTGACATGAGGTTTATTCAGCGTAACCACCTGGAGAGACACAGCCTCACTCATACGG GAGAGAAGCCATTTGCATGTGACATGTGTGATATGAGGTTTATTCAGCGCTACCACCTTGAAAGACACAAGCGTGTCCATAGTGGAGAGAAGCCTTATCAGTGCGAACGGTGCCAGCAG AACTTTTCACGCACAGACCGGCTGCTGCGACATCGGCGGTTGTGCCAGGGTCGCAGCGTAGCCAAAGTGGAGAACCAGCCGTGCTGCGAGCCACGCCCGTATCCCCAAGAGCCCCCACCCGCACCCCCTACCTGGAGCCCGCTGCATCCACCTCCGGGGCGGCTGGCAGTCTGA